One window from the genome of Enterococcus haemoperoxidus ATCC BAA-382 encodes:
- a CDS encoding DUF2969 domain-containing protein, translating into MSKKNKDIEVKIEEAEKKVNGETITVSTLTIGKKEIGQVLAQDTKKFAVVIDGRNEATVKTLDEAIEYIIRQWNLND; encoded by the coding sequence ATGTCAAAGAAAAATAAAGATATAGAAGTAAAAATAGAAGAAGCAGAAAAAAAAGTAAATGGTGAGACAATTACAGTAAGTACCTTAACAATCGGCAAAAAAGAAATCGGTCAGGTCTTAGCACAAGACACAAAAAAGTTTGCTGTAGTAATTGATGGTCGTAATGAAGCAACTGTGAAAACGCTTGATGAAGCGATTGAATACATTATTCGTCAGTGGAATTTAAACGACTAA
- a CDS encoding class D sortase, with amino-acid sequence MKQLKRVGAFIYVPLLFMFFGYLIIYIIGAPVINFATSAVELISLNDAPSFDQKGTNLFEKRNQKKEQTSSDKTTNKTVEQASDGTDQESEQAVVGGAEVTEKGEIASSNMVYPVGGDQFGEVVIDKVKINEPLYYGDSEEILRLGAGQYLGSMIPGDLGTTLIGGHNLPSFGKIYYLEPGDEVNIHTHYGDYTYQVTEVKVADYKDQAIQTRLGDRSKRSLILYTCYPLDAIGLTPERVFVSADYVSGPIIDEKS; translated from the coding sequence ATGAAACAACTAAAAAGAGTAGGGGCATTTATTTACGTGCCTCTTCTCTTTATGTTTTTTGGCTATCTCATTATTTACATAATTGGTGCACCTGTCATTAATTTTGCTACTTCAGCAGTTGAATTGATTTCACTAAATGATGCCCCGTCTTTTGATCAAAAAGGGACGAATCTCTTTGAAAAAAGAAACCAAAAAAAAGAGCAAACCTCATCAGATAAAACAACGAATAAAACAGTTGAACAAGCAAGTGATGGAACTGATCAAGAGTCAGAGCAAGCAGTTGTGGGTGGGGCGGAAGTGACTGAAAAAGGCGAGATTGCTTCTTCGAATATGGTCTATCCAGTAGGAGGAGATCAATTTGGTGAAGTGGTAATCGATAAAGTTAAAATTAATGAACCATTATATTACGGAGATAGTGAAGAAATTTTGCGTTTAGGCGCAGGACAATACCTCGGCAGTATGATTCCAGGTGATCTTGGTACGACTTTGATCGGTGGGCATAATCTTCCCTCTTTTGGGAAAATTTATTACTTAGAACCCGGAGATGAAGTCAATATTCATACCCACTATGGTGACTATACTTATCAAGTAACAGAAGTAAAAGTTGCTGACTATAAAGATCAGGCGATTCAGACAAGATTAGGAGACCGCTCAAAAAGATCATTGATCCTTTATACTTGTTATCCATTAGATGCGATTGGACTAACACCAGAACGTGTTTTCGTTTCTGCAGATTATGTATCTGGCCCAATCATTGATGAGAAGTCATAA
- a CDS encoding CBS domain-containing protein yields MSVSDFMTRNLVVAQPEMKIFDAVDLMKKNNIHRLPVVKKEQVIGLITEGTIQSALPSKATSLSVYEVNYLLNKTTVADIMVKDVQTIKPEASLEDGIFKMRQNNIGVLPVVDVNKKLVGIITNNDIFDAFLKITGYNDGGTRVQLRIPEDHKGILASITKLLADNNFSILTVVVNRKELETIIELQIESRETQQIEKILKEANYDVFETTFISKKITKTE; encoded by the coding sequence ATGAGTGTAAGTGATTTTATGACAAGAAATTTAGTCGTCGCGCAACCTGAAATGAAAATCTTTGACGCTGTAGATTTAATGAAAAAAAATAATATTCATCGTTTACCAGTAGTTAAGAAAGAGCAAGTGATAGGATTGATCACGGAAGGAACGATTCAGTCAGCACTACCATCAAAAGCCACAAGTTTAAGTGTTTATGAGGTTAATTATTTACTTAACAAGACAACGGTGGCAGATATAATGGTAAAAGATGTTCAAACGATTAAGCCAGAAGCATCGTTAGAAGATGGTATTTTCAAAATGCGCCAAAATAATATTGGTGTTTTACCTGTTGTTGATGTAAATAAGAAACTTGTGGGAATTATAACAAATAATGACATTTTTGATGCTTTTTTAAAAATTACTGGCTACAATGACGGTGGAACCAGAGTGCAACTCCGTATTCCAGAAGACCATAAGGGGATTTTAGCGAGTATTACCAAGTTATTGGCTGATAATAATTTTAGTATTTTAACAGTTGTCGTAAACCGAAAAGAGCTGGAAACAATTATTGAGCTTCAAATCGAAAGTCGTGAAACCCAACAAATTGAGAAAATTTTAAAAGAAGCGAATTATGATGTTTTTGAAACAACCTTTATATCTAAAAAAATTACAAAAACCGAATAG
- a CDS encoding ABC transporter ATP-binding protein gives MLTIENLSVHYGVIQAVRDVSFNVEQGEIVSLIGANGAGKTTILRTISGLNRPSNGTITFEGQTIHKMVPQKIVAAGLCQVPEGRHVFAGLTVQENLEMGAFLRKDSDLKKDYDMIFDRFPILKERKNQDASTLSGGEQQMLAMGRALMSKPKLLLLDEPSMGLAPIFIQEIFNIIQEINKQGTTILLIEQNAKMALSIADRGYVLETGEVVLSGPGKELLESEEVKKAYLGG, from the coding sequence ATGCTGACAATCGAAAATTTATCCGTTCATTATGGTGTGATCCAAGCAGTGCGTGACGTAAGTTTTAATGTAGAACAAGGAGAAATCGTATCACTTATCGGAGCGAACGGCGCTGGTAAAACGACGATTTTAAGAACGATCTCTGGTTTGAATCGTCCATCTAATGGAACTATTACGTTTGAAGGGCAAACAATTCACAAAATGGTTCCGCAAAAAATCGTGGCAGCAGGACTATGTCAAGTACCAGAAGGCCGCCATGTTTTTGCTGGCTTGACTGTTCAGGAAAATCTAGAAATGGGCGCATTCTTACGGAAAGACAGCGATTTAAAAAAAGATTACGATATGATATTTGATCGTTTTCCAATTTTAAAAGAACGTAAAAATCAAGATGCTTCAACCTTATCTGGTGGAGAACAACAGATGTTGGCGATGGGCAGAGCACTTATGTCCAAACCCAAATTGCTACTATTAGACGAACCTTCTATGGGACTGGCACCAATCTTCATTCAAGAAATCTTTAATATCATTCAAGAAATCAATAAGCAAGGAACAACAATTTTATTAATTGAACAAAATGCCAAAATGGCCTTGTCGATTGCAGATCGAGGGTATGTTTTAGAAACAGGCGAAGTTGTTTTAAGTGGACCCGGAAAAGAATTGTTGGAAAGTGAAGAAGTCAAAAAAGCATACTTAGGAGGTTAA
- a CDS encoding ABC transporter ATP-binding protein, whose translation MPLLNVSNLTKNFGGLAAVSNVNLSLETNELIGLIGPNGAGKTTLFNLLTGVYEPSEGTVTLDVLGKEQVLNGMKPYKIADMGLSRTFQNIRLFKDLTVMDNVLIAMNSKNKEGILSSILRLPSFYKKEDEMEKKVFELLAIFGLEGKVQTLAKNLPYGEQRRLEIVRALATQPKVLFLDEPAAGMNPQETADLTQLIRKIQKEFQITIVLIEHDMSLVMDVCQRIYVLEYGRIIAEGKPEAIKNDPRVIEAYLGGEL comes from the coding sequence ATGCCTCTATTGAACGTTAGTAATTTAACTAAAAATTTCGGTGGACTTGCTGCCGTTTCAAATGTTAATCTTTCTTTAGAAACGAATGAACTGATTGGTTTAATTGGTCCAAATGGAGCAGGCAAAACAACTTTATTTAATCTGTTAACAGGTGTTTATGAGCCAAGCGAAGGAACAGTGACCCTAGATGTTTTAGGAAAAGAACAAGTATTAAACGGCATGAAACCTTATAAAATTGCTGACATGGGTTTAAGTAGAACGTTTCAAAATATTCGGTTGTTTAAAGATTTAACCGTGATGGACAATGTTTTGATTGCAATGAATAGCAAAAATAAAGAAGGAATTCTTTCGAGTATTTTACGATTACCAAGTTTTTATAAAAAAGAAGATGAGATGGAGAAGAAAGTATTCGAACTTCTTGCGATTTTTGGCTTAGAAGGCAAAGTTCAAACTTTAGCCAAAAACCTTCCATATGGAGAACAAAGACGGTTAGAAATTGTGCGTGCTTTAGCGACACAACCAAAAGTTCTATTTTTAGATGAACCAGCTGCAGGTATGAATCCACAAGAGACAGCAGATTTAACTCAGTTAATCAGAAAAATACAAAAAGAATTTCAAATTACGATTGTTTTGATTGAACATGATATGAGTTTAGTTATGGATGTCTGTCAAAGAATTTATGTTTTAGAATACGGTAGAATTATTGCTGAAGGAAAACCAGAGGCAATCAAAAACGATCCGCGTGTGATCGAAGCATATCTTGGAGGTGAACTATAA
- a CDS encoding branched-chain amino acid ABC transporter permease: protein MKKNLKYNVVWLLIAALAYAFIYILYVTGVITPFTEYTLITIGINIMLALGLNLIIGFSGQFSLGHAGFMAIGAYSAAIMSVKYPTMGGFFSGILLGIILSGIVALVVGIPTLRLKGDYLAIATLGISEIIRIIIINMKDVTNGPAGIFGIPPMVNWSLVFGFVVIVTLIIVNFIHSGPGRATMAIREDEIAAESMGVNTTKYKVAAFIIGAVTASVAGAIYSSYVQTIAPKDFGFMKSIDILIIVVFGGIGSVTGTFISAIVLGILNMFLQDAGALRMIIYALALIIIMIFKPGGLLGTWEFSVKKIVKKKEDKSNASIER, encoded by the coding sequence ATGAAAAAGAATTTAAAATATAACGTTGTTTGGCTTTTAATTGCTGCACTAGCTTACGCTTTCATTTACATATTATATGTAACAGGTGTGATTACTCCGTTCACTGAATATACCTTGATTACGATCGGGATCAATATTATGTTGGCGTTAGGCTTGAATTTGATTATCGGTTTTTCTGGTCAATTTTCTTTAGGACATGCAGGATTTATGGCGATAGGTGCTTATAGTGCGGCAATCATGTCAGTCAAGTACCCAACGATGGGTGGTTTTTTCAGTGGTATTTTGCTAGGAATTATCTTATCTGGAATCGTGGCATTAGTTGTTGGTATTCCAACTCTGAGATTAAAAGGGGATTATCTAGCAATTGCAACTTTAGGTATTTCTGAAATTATTCGGATTATTATTATTAATATGAAAGATGTAACGAATGGTCCAGCAGGGATCTTTGGTATCCCTCCGATGGTCAACTGGTCGCTTGTTTTTGGATTTGTGGTGATTGTAACATTGATCATTGTCAATTTTATTCATAGTGGTCCAGGACGTGCGACAATGGCGATTCGAGAAGATGAAATTGCTGCTGAGTCAATGGGTGTCAATACGACAAAATATAAAGTTGCAGCCTTTATCATCGGTGCTGTTACAGCAAGTGTAGCTGGTGCGATTTACTCAAGCTATGTTCAAACGATTGCACCAAAAGATTTTGGCTTTATGAAATCAATCGATATTTTAATTATTGTGGTATTCGGTGGAATCGGCAGTGTTACGGGAACCTTCATTTCGGCTATTGTGCTAGGAATTTTGAATATGTTCTTGCAAGACGCTGGTGCACTTAGAATGATCATCTATGCATTAGCTTTGATTATCATCATGATTTTCAAACCAGGCGGACTACTTGGAACCTGGGAATTTTCCGTAAAAAAAATAGTCAAGAAAAAGGAGGACAAATCAAATGCCTCTATTGAACGTTAG
- a CDS encoding branched-chain amino acid ABC transporter permease, which produces MEVVIQQLVNGLFLGSIYALLALGYTMVYGIIKLINFAHGEIYMLGGFMGYFFINKLSLGFFPALILSMVGAAVIGVVIEFLAYRPLRKSTRIAALITAIGVSFLLQNGMIYWLGPEKKSFPQAIEFKNYQLGFIQISNIQVLILVISLVLMVALQLIVKKTKMGKAMRAVSVDADAAQLMGINVNRTISFTFALGSALAAAAGMLIGLYYNSIDPMMGVVPGLKSFVAAVLGGIGIIPGAALGGFVIGLLETITIALGFSDYKDAVVYALLIIILLIRPAGILGKNIKEKV; this is translated from the coding sequence ATGGAAGTAGTTATCCAACAATTGGTGAATGGGCTTTTTCTTGGCAGTATTTATGCTCTATTAGCTTTAGGGTATACGATGGTTTATGGAATTATCAAATTGATCAACTTTGCTCATGGAGAAATTTATATGTTGGGTGGATTTATGGGGTATTTTTTTATCAACAAATTAAGTTTAGGCTTTTTTCCAGCTTTGATTTTATCTATGGTAGGAGCTGCCGTGATTGGAGTTGTGATTGAATTTTTGGCATATCGACCATTAAGAAAATCAACAAGAATCGCAGCATTGATCACAGCAATCGGTGTTTCATTTTTACTACAGAACGGAATGATTTATTGGTTAGGACCTGAAAAAAAATCATTTCCACAAGCAATTGAATTCAAAAATTATCAATTAGGGTTTATTCAAATATCAAATATTCAAGTACTTATTTTAGTAATTTCTTTAGTATTGATGGTAGCTTTGCAATTAATCGTTAAGAAGACAAAAATGGGGAAAGCGATGCGGGCGGTTTCTGTTGATGCAGATGCAGCACAATTGATGGGAATCAATGTCAATCGTACAATTTCATTTACATTTGCTTTAGGATCAGCACTAGCAGCTGCAGCAGGTATGTTGATTGGTCTGTATTATAATTCTATCGATCCAATGATGGGCGTGGTCCCAGGTCTTAAATCATTTGTTGCGGCAGTTTTAGGTGGGATTGGAATCATACCTGGCGCAGCGCTTGGTGGTTTTGTAATTGGTTTGTTAGAAACAATCACGATAGCATTAGGGTTTTCAGATTATAAAGATGCAGTGGTTTATGCATTGTTGATTATTATTTTATTGATTCGTCCTGCTGGAATTCTCGGCAAGAATATCAAAGAGAAAGTGTAG
- a CDS encoding ABC transporter substrate-binding protein, translated as MKKFSFLFASLFLLAACGPTAGGGASGGGNKAEGDTIKIGMNMELSGDVSAYGNAEKEGITLAVEEINEAGGVLGKKLELIEKDNKSENGEATSVAANLTAKDKVVAVVGPATSGATKATIPNMTKAAVPVITPSGTDDSITVVNDKVQEYIFRACFQDTFQGVILANFAQDNLKAKNVVIIGDNSSDYAIGLTKSFKDTFKGKIAKEETFTAGDKDFQAILTKIKDLDYDAIYIPGYYAEAGLIIKQAREMGIDKPILGADGFGDEKLVEIAGAKNVSDVYYTGHFSEKAPATDKVKPFVEAFKKKYDKQPSAFNALGYDSVYMLKQAMEDRDSADSKEITEGLASLKDFVGVTGKMTMDKDHNPEKSAVVLGLTEGKETSADAVNP; from the coding sequence AGGCGCAAGCGGAGGTGGAAATAAGGCTGAAGGCGATACGATCAAAATTGGCATGAACATGGAACTTTCTGGAGATGTTTCGGCGTACGGGAACGCTGAAAAAGAAGGAATCACATTAGCGGTTGAAGAAATCAACGAAGCCGGTGGCGTGTTAGGGAAAAAATTAGAATTGATCGAAAAAGACAACAAATCTGAAAATGGCGAAGCGACATCAGTAGCAGCCAACTTAACGGCAAAAGATAAAGTCGTTGCAGTAGTGGGTCCAGCAACATCAGGTGCAACAAAAGCGACGATTCCAAATATGACGAAAGCAGCAGTTCCAGTAATCACACCTTCTGGTACGGATGATAGCATCACTGTTGTAAATGATAAAGTGCAAGAGTATATTTTCAGAGCTTGTTTCCAAGATACCTTCCAAGGAGTCATCTTAGCGAACTTCGCACAAGACAACTTAAAAGCTAAAAATGTTGTGATCATTGGTGACAATTCAAGTGATTACGCAATTGGGCTGACGAAATCATTTAAAGATACATTTAAAGGTAAAATCGCTAAAGAAGAAACCTTTACAGCGGGAGACAAAGATTTCCAAGCTATTTTAACGAAAATCAAAGACCTGGATTACGATGCAATCTACATTCCAGGTTACTATGCAGAAGCTGGCTTGATCATCAAACAAGCACGCGAGATGGGTATCGACAAACCAATTCTTGGTGCTGACGGATTCGGTGATGAAAAATTAGTTGAAATCGCTGGAGCAAAAAATGTATCTGACGTTTATTACACAGGTCATTTCTCAGAAAAAGCCCCTGCAACAGATAAAGTAAAACCATTTGTAGAAGCATTTAAGAAAAAATATGATAAACAGCCATCTGCTTTCAACGCTTTGGGTTACGATTCAGTTTACATGTTGAAACAAGCAATGGAAGATAGAGATTCTGCTGATTCAAAAGAGATCACAGAAGGATTAGCTTCATTAAAAGATTTTGTCGGCGTAACAGGAAAAATGACGATGGATAAAGATCACAATCCTGAAAAATCTGCTGTAGTACTAGGTTTGACAGAAGGAAAAGAAACATCTGCGGATGCAGTAAATCCTTAA